One Dromiciops gliroides isolate mDroGli1 chromosome 3, mDroGli1.pri, whole genome shotgun sequence DNA segment encodes these proteins:
- the LOC122748468 gene encoding zinc finger protein 239-like, with the protein MEDLCPSNLGDARECESQSQMQEERQERYLSEVTNLQAIPTEKKLLTCNECGKEFHYRSNLTVHQRVHTGEKPFRCTDCGKSFNHKSNLTVHLKIHTGEKPFECKECGKSFSQRSHLTLHEKIHTGHKPFQCDVCEKAFSTSTYFIQHQMIHTGEKPYVCHECGKAFNHSSSLIKHLRIHTGEKPYTCNECGKAFSQSSSLVKHRRIHTGEKPYTCNECGRAFNQSSNMYVHQRVHKDKNLLDPYICFFSPLKPRALCTPVHTKLIRWPH; encoded by the coding sequence ATGGAGGACCTTTGCCCCTCTAATTTGGGAGATGCCAGAGAATGTGAGAGCCAGAGTCAGATGCAGGAGGAAAGGCAGGAGAGATATTTGAGTGAAGTGACTAATCTTCAAGCCATTCCTACTGAAAAAAAGCTTCTgacatgtaatgaatgtgggaaagaaTTTCATTATCGCTCCAATCTTACTGTACACCAGAgagttcacactggagagaaacctttccGATGTACAGACTGTGGAAAATCCTTCAATCACAAATCAAACCTCACAGTACACTTGaagattcatactggagagaaaccttttgaatgtaaggAATGTGGAAAATCCTTCAGCCAGAGGTCACATTTGACTTTACATGAAAAGATTCATACTGGCCACAAGCCCTTTCAATGTGATGTATGTGAGAAAGCATTTTCTACGTCCACATATTTTATTCAACACCAAATGATCCATACTGGAGAAAAGCCTTACGTATgtcatgaatgtgggaaagcctttaatCACAGCTCGAGCCTCATAAAACACctgagaattcacactggagagaagccttatacatgtaatgaatgtggaaaagcctttagtCAAAGCTCAAGCCTTGTAAAACACCGGaggattcacactggagagaagccttatacaTGCAATGAATGTGGAAGAGCCTTTAATCAAAGCTCAAACATGTATGTACACCAGAGAgttcacaaagacaaaaatcttcTCGAT